A single Prochlorococcus marinus XMU1410 DNA region contains:
- a CDS encoding NAD-dependent epimerase/dehydratase family protein, translating into MKILVMGGTRFVGKSLVGKLLSKNYDVDIFTRGNKSNPEKTNLIKGDRNNSEDIVRLRNKKYDVVYDISGRELEQTKLLIENLDNSFRRYIYVSSAGVYKDNCELPLSEVDPIDPESRHKGKFETENWLKNQKIPFTSFRPTYIYGPGNYNKIENWFFERLFIKKSIPIPGDGSLITQLGHVSDLTDVMIRCINFENSKNNIYNCSGEKGVTIKGLIYFCANVLGLNQNEISFRTFDYQKLDPKSRKGFPIRLNHYQTDISKIKRDLEWAPTFDLLNGLKNSFVNDFNNKKSEEFDENSDNILFNS; encoded by the coding sequence ATGAAAATTCTTGTAATGGGCGGCACTAGATTTGTTGGCAAGTCTTTGGTTGGAAAGTTATTAAGTAAAAATTATGATGTTGATATTTTCACGAGAGGCAATAAAAGTAATCCTGAAAAAACAAATTTAATTAAGGGTGATAGAAATAATTCAGAAGATATCGTCAGACTAAGAAATAAAAAGTATGATGTTGTTTATGATATTTCTGGACGAGAGTTAGAACAAACCAAACTTCTTATAGAAAATTTAGATAACTCTTTCCGGAGATATATATATGTCAGCTCTGCAGGTGTTTATAAAGATAATTGTGAACTACCGTTATCCGAAGTTGATCCAATTGATCCAGAAAGTAGGCACAAAGGAAAGTTTGAGACAGAAAATTGGTTAAAAAACCAAAAAATTCCTTTTACAAGTTTTAGACCTACTTATATTTATGGACCAGGAAATTATAATAAAATTGAAAATTGGTTTTTTGAAAGGTTATTTATTAAAAAATCCATACCAATCCCTGGTGACGGTTCTTTAATTACTCAGCTAGGCCATGTATCGGATCTAACTGATGTAATGATTAGGTGCATAAATTTTGAAAATTCCAAAAATAATATTTACAATTGTTCAGGTGAAAAAGGTGTAACAATCAAGGGTTTAATTTATTTCTGTGCGAATGTTCTTGGATTAAACCAAAATGAGATTTCTTTCAGAACATTTGATTATCAAAAATTAGATCCTAAGTCTCGAAAGGGATTTCCAATTAGATTAAATCATTATCAGACTGATATCTCTAAGATAAAACGTGATTTAGAGTGGGCGCCAACTTTTGATTTACTTAATGGTCTAAAGAATAGTTTTGTGAATGATTTTAATAATAAAAAGAGTGAGGAGTTTGATGAAAATTCAGATAATATTCTTTTTAATTCTTAA
- the hisA gene encoding 1-(5-phosphoribosyl)-5-[(5-phosphoribosylamino)methylideneamino]imidazole-4-carboxamide isomerase, with product MDLIPAIDLMNGKCVRLFKGDFNKRKDFTKEPHEQAKFWESEGAKYIHIVDLDAAKTGSPTNDKSIKKIAKTVNIPIQIGGGIRSQERIEQLFSYGIDKVIMGTSAIENKELVKDLSNKFPGRIIVGIDAKDGKVSTRGWLEQSNILATDLVKEFSSFKIASFIVTDINTDGTLEGTNEEFIKSILEITDIPVIASGGVGSISDLLSLVKYENFGLFGVIVGKALYENKFTINQANNVLSSERLNDFDLNRNYYA from the coding sequence ATGGACCTAATACCAGCAATTGATTTAATGAATGGTAAGTGTGTAAGGCTTTTTAAAGGCGACTTTAATAAAAGAAAAGACTTCACCAAAGAGCCTCATGAGCAAGCTAAATTTTGGGAAAGCGAAGGGGCAAAATATATACATATAGTTGATTTGGATGCTGCAAAAACTGGATCCCCAACAAACGATAAATCAATAAAAAAGATTGCAAAAACAGTTAACATACCTATTCAAATAGGTGGAGGGATAAGGTCTCAAGAAAGGATAGAACAACTATTTTCTTATGGTATTGATAAAGTTATCATGGGAACCTCTGCGATAGAAAATAAAGAACTAGTTAAAGACTTATCAAATAAATTTCCTGGAAGGATAATTGTTGGAATAGATGCAAAAGATGGAAAAGTTAGTACAAGGGGTTGGCTTGAGCAATCTAATATTTTGGCCACAGATCTAGTAAAGGAGTTTTCTTCATTTAAAATTGCTAGTTTTATTGTTACAGATATAAATACAGATGGGACTTTAGAAGGGACAAATGAAGAATTCATAAAAAGCATACTTGAAATTACAGATATTCCAGTAATAGCATCAGGAGGTGTTGGTTCAATTTCTGATTTATTATCGTTAGTAAAATATGAAAACTTTGGACTCTTTGGAGTAATTGTAGGTAAAGCTCTATATGAAAATAAATTCACGATAAACCAAGCGAATAATGTATTGTCATCAGAGAGATTAAATGACTTTGATTTAAACAGGAATTACTACGCTTAA
- the proB gene encoding glutamate 5-kinase — MKIWVIKIGTSILRGTKETSTEEVIENISRSFTSFLSKGNKLILVTSGAVGLGCQKLNIKTRPNDLSTLQATAAVGQVNLMALYDKVFNKLGLNIAQILITKADFNSRESFNNASKTLKRLIDLNVIPIVNENDTVANEELKYGDNDTLSALVALAINANKLILLTDIENLYSKDPRNNKDAQPIKEVHNSELKEIKDKNIQNSNNEWGTGGISTKLISAEIATKGGVEVQLVDGTNKKNLIEIFNDNKIGTLFYPVEKPIGNKKSWLSHAIQTVGKITLDDGASFAIKKKGASLLAVGVKNVEGNFTINQAVKIVNTNDKEVAKGLVSISSDKLRSILNNKENNNSSIIVVHRDVLALS, encoded by the coding sequence ATGAAAATTTGGGTTATAAAAATTGGTACTAGTATTTTAAGAGGAACAAAGGAAACATCTACAGAAGAAGTTATTGAAAACATTTCTAGATCCTTTACAAGTTTTCTTTCAAAAGGAAACAAGTTAATTTTAGTAACTAGTGGAGCCGTTGGATTAGGTTGCCAAAAGTTAAATATTAAAACAAGACCAAATGATTTAAGTACCCTTCAAGCAACTGCTGCAGTAGGTCAAGTTAATTTAATGGCCCTATACGATAAAGTATTTAATAAATTAGGTCTTAATATTGCTCAAATTTTAATAACTAAAGCTGATTTCAATTCACGAGAATCCTTTAATAATGCTTCTAAAACTTTAAAAAGATTAATCGATTTGAATGTTATTCCAATAGTAAATGAAAATGATACAGTAGCAAATGAAGAGCTTAAATATGGAGATAATGATACCCTATCTGCTTTAGTTGCCTTGGCTATAAATGCCAACAAGCTTATTCTATTAACCGATATTGAAAATCTATACTCAAAAGATCCACGTAATAATAAAGATGCGCAACCTATTAAAGAAGTTCATAATAGTGAATTAAAGGAAATTAAAGATAAAAATATTCAAAACTCAAATAATGAATGGGGAACAGGAGGCATTTCTACAAAATTAATTTCTGCAGAAATAGCAACGAAAGGAGGAGTCGAAGTACAACTAGTTGATGGAACTAATAAAAAAAACTTAATCGAAATATTTAATGATAATAAAATTGGAACTTTATTTTATCCAGTAGAAAAACCTATTGGAAACAAAAAAAGTTGGCTTTCGCATGCAATTCAAACAGTAGGGAAAATTACTTTAGATGATGGCGCTTCTTTTGCAATTAAAAAAAAAGGTGCCTCACTTTTAGCGGTTGGTGTTAAGAATGTAGAAGGAAACTTTACGATTAATCAGGCAGTTAAAATCGTAAATACAAATGATAAAGAAGTTGCAAAAGGTTTAGTATCAATAAGTAGCGACAAATTAAGAAGTATCTTAAATAATAAAGAAAATAACAACTCCTCGATAATTGTCGTTCATAGAGATGTTCTTGCTCTCTCTTAG
- a CDS encoding DUF3727 domain-containing protein — protein sequence MKEANSNDNYDAQTLLLNDSNGNELFCYLEQLVSVEGQEYALLTPVDTPVSLFKINEKDEPELIEKIDKNEQILKNAEAVLQEHDLRLIRSAVTLTVSGELEEPIYDELEEDYVDDDSESYELLVNFNLFDQEYGLYIPLDPFFIVGKLKDKGALLVEDDEFDKIQPLIETELEKSSS from the coding sequence ATGAAAGAAGCCAATTCAAATGATAATTATGATGCACAGACTCTTTTATTAAATGACTCAAATGGAAACGAGCTATTTTGTTATCTTGAACAATTAGTAAGTGTTGAAGGCCAAGAATATGCTTTATTAACACCAGTTGATACACCAGTAAGTCTTTTTAAGATAAATGAAAAAGATGAACCTGAACTAATTGAGAAAATAGATAAAAATGAACAAATACTAAAAAATGCTGAAGCAGTCCTTCAAGAACATGATTTAAGACTTATCAGATCAGCAGTTACATTAACAGTATCAGGAGAACTTGAAGAACCAATTTACGATGAATTAGAAGAAGATTACGTCGATGATGATAGTGAGAGTTATGAATTGCTCGTTAACTTTAATCTTTTTGACCAAGAATATGGCTTATATATACCACTAGATCCTTTTTTTATTGTGGGTAAATTAAAAGACAAAGGTGCCTTATTAGTTGAAGATGATGAGTTCGATAAAATTCAACCTTTGATTGAAACTGAGCTTGAAAAAAGTAGTTCTTAA
- a CDS encoding thylakoid membrane photosystem I accumulation factor produces MKIVQWILIALIFLSPYKANASRDSDSYDGNIFPIYAGNGAIVPPQTTLQESLKNKRVAVLFFYLDDSSDSKAMAPIISGLDLIWRNNIDIIALTTDELQDKEKSDLRNEPNYYWNGLIPQTIILNSDGEVQYDKNGMINIDELNKVIGELKGINIEDTTFSLESFNEYNSIISEKKDKNKN; encoded by the coding sequence ATGAAAATAGTTCAATGGATCCTAATAGCATTAATTTTCTTAAGTCCATATAAAGCAAATGCCTCCAGAGATTCTGATAGTTACGATGGCAACATCTTTCCTATATACGCCGGTAATGGGGCTATAGTCCCCCCTCAGACAACTCTTCAGGAATCATTAAAAAATAAAAGAGTCGCAGTTTTATTTTTTTATCTTGACGACAGTTCAGATAGTAAAGCTATGGCTCCGATAATATCCGGTTTAGATTTGATATGGAGAAATAATATAGATATCATTGCTCTAACTACTGATGAATTACAGGATAAAGAAAAGTCTGATCTTAGAAATGAACCTAATTATTATTGGAACGGATTAATTCCACAAACCATTATTTTAAATAGTGATGGAGAAGTGCAATATGATAAAAATGGAATGATTAATATAGATGAATTAAACAAAGTTATAGGAGAACTAAAGGGAATTAATATAGAAGATACGACATTTTCTCTAGAAAGTTTTAATGAATACAACAGTATCATTTCTGAAAAAAAAGATAAAAACAAAAATTAA
- the ruvX gene encoding Holliday junction resolvase RuvX — MKFCKPKPKSILSLDIGTKRIGLAYCDPLCITSNILPAVKRFKNNQEIKIIRNYINEFNLTGFIVGIPLDEEGQMTTQAIDCKNYGQLLSNELKLPFSYVNEHSSTWESSERFGIKKDKSGLIDSFSAKIILEQWIEEGPELEEIAGKRRIKY, encoded by the coding sequence GTGAAATTTTGCAAACCCAAACCCAAGTCAATTTTGAGTTTGGATATAGGTACCAAAAGAATAGGATTAGCTTATTGTGATCCCCTCTGCATAACATCAAATATACTTCCAGCAGTAAAACGATTTAAAAATAATCAAGAGATTAAAATCATTAGAAATTATATAAATGAATTTAATTTGACTGGTTTTATTGTGGGTATTCCGCTAGATGAGGAAGGTCAAATGACCACGCAAGCTATTGACTGTAAAAATTACGGTCAATTACTTTCAAATGAATTAAAGCTTCCATTTTCTTATGTCAATGAACATAGTTCAACTTGGGAATCTTCAGAAAGATTTGGAATAAAAAAAGATAAATCCGGATTGATTGATAGTTTTTCTGCAAAAATAATACTTGAACAATGGATCGAAGAAGGTCCTGAATTAGAAGAAATAGCTGGTAAACGTCGGATAAAATATTAG
- a CDS encoding DUF3685 domain-containing protein yields MELISKKSILIIAPSLIAESLSLKLTSLDQNLDINFNNGTGDKTPDLVIWNVLNFQSEDLIRLELLKLRERYDDSKFLIILSGEIVYTANTTPSLNAEGFLLNPSAEKVLESIDTILNGGRVFDIENNSRVQLNKNKPLSFSQKILTSGLKQIDSEINYIFKYVNSDSTPEFYKFILKGRLRELITAKSFLIFLWGNSLELYTDAVYTENKINLENKNTVFIKDKNTTEIWNLILDRLKERYSSTNLQVEFNNSSIILSGIKKKFISRLICKMLDELDNLVKNIKENYKEKDFKDDLNSLIKELKVNTISNITDSYFRLKKGSESISINDFIYSEVSCEEIDRESHESIMFIEPIIKNEALDYDGKLLPLYETESFLILENIISNWTIRNCNLLASEIFNICSSWPELRTVLINPELQSTRNFERFRNNINNYNRWHDYIYMPIYLYESKREYIDIIDKRFTRYFKNENREKELENLEWLQKQVTLLVEIRDAVAPQLEFAVKYIGNLFVTFLTKVVGKAIGLVGKGILQGLGRSSSK; encoded by the coding sequence TTGGAATTAATTTCAAAAAAATCGATATTGATTATTGCTCCAAGCTTAATAGCAGAATCTTTATCGCTTAAGTTAACATCACTAGACCAAAATTTAGACATTAATTTTAATAATGGAACAGGTGATAAAACTCCGGATTTAGTTATATGGAATGTTCTTAATTTCCAATCAGAAGACCTTATAAGGTTAGAATTATTAAAATTAAGAGAAAGATATGATGATTCAAAGTTTCTTATAATTCTATCAGGCGAAATTGTTTATACAGCAAATACCACTCCATCTTTAAATGCTGAAGGTTTTCTTTTAAATCCCAGTGCAGAAAAAGTTCTTGAATCTATTGATACCATTTTAAATGGAGGAAGGGTATTTGATATTGAAAATAATTCTCGAGTTCAATTAAATAAAAATAAGCCTCTCTCTTTTAGTCAAAAAATTCTAACTTCAGGTCTTAAACAAATAGATTCTGAAATTAATTATATATTCAAATATGTAAACTCTGATTCAACACCAGAATTTTATAAATTCATTTTAAAAGGAAGATTAAGAGAACTTATTACTGCAAAATCTTTTCTAATTTTCTTATGGGGTAATTCACTAGAACTTTATACAGATGCAGTTTACACTGAAAACAAAATTAATCTTGAAAATAAGAACACTGTATTCATTAAAGATAAAAACACCACAGAAATATGGAATTTAATTTTAGATAGACTAAAAGAAAGGTATAGCTCAACTAACTTACAGGTTGAATTTAATAATTCATCAATAATTCTTTCTGGGATAAAGAAAAAATTCATTTCACGACTAATTTGCAAAATGTTAGATGAGCTAGATAATTTAGTAAAAAATATTAAGGAAAACTATAAGGAGAAAGATTTTAAAGATGATTTAAATTCTCTTATAAAAGAACTTAAAGTCAATACAATTTCAAATATCACAGACAGCTATTTTAGATTAAAAAAAGGAAGCGAGTCTATTTCAATAAATGATTTTATTTATAGTGAAGTAAGTTGCGAAGAGATAGATAGAGAATCACATGAATCAATAATGTTTATTGAGCCAATTATTAAAAATGAAGCTCTTGACTATGATGGGAAATTACTCCCTCTATATGAAACAGAATCGTTTTTGATCCTTGAAAATATAATTTCAAATTGGACAATAAGGAACTGTAATTTATTAGCTTCTGAAATCTTTAATATTTGCTCTTCTTGGCCTGAATTAAGGACTGTACTTATAAATCCCGAATTACAATCAACAAGAAATTTTGAAAGATTTAGAAATAATATTAATAACTACAATCGCTGGCATGATTATATTTATATGCCTATCTACTTGTATGAGAGTAAACGAGAATATATTGATATTATCGATAAAAGATTTACCCGATACTTCAAAAATGAAAATCGGGAGAAGGAATTAGAGAATCTAGAATGGCTACAAAAACAAGTTACATTGTTAGTTGAGATAAGAGATGCCGTAGCACCTCAGTTAGAATTTGCTGTAAAATATATCGGTAATCTTTTCGTAACTTTCCTTACAAAGGTCGTTGGCAAAGCTATCGGTTTAGTTGGGAAAGGAATCCTTCAAGGATTAGGAAGATCAAGTTCAAAGTAA
- a CDS encoding SDR family oxidoreductase: protein MKIAITGASGKTGYRISEEAVKKGYKVRQIIRKNSKVSAGLERLETIRVSLDKKGELDEALKDIDALIIATGARASLDLTGPAKVDALGVYRQLESCKRVGIKRVILVSSLCTGKLFHPLNLFGLILIWKKLGENFLRNSNFEWTIIRPGGLKENEDVKSENINYSKEDTQVNGSIPRRLVARCCIDSLKNKESINKLIEVTSSNDNKKISFKKAMQMI from the coding sequence ATGAAAATAGCAATTACTGGTGCATCGGGGAAAACAGGTTATAGAATTTCTGAAGAAGCAGTTAAGAAAGGATATAAAGTAAGGCAAATCATCAGAAAGAATTCAAAAGTTTCAGCAGGACTAGAGCGTTTAGAAACAATTAGGGTTTCTTTAGACAAAAAAGGGGAACTTGATGAAGCTTTAAAAGATATTGATGCTTTGATAATTGCGACTGGAGCTAGAGCATCATTAGATTTAACTGGTCCTGCCAAGGTTGATGCATTAGGTGTATACAGGCAATTAGAGAGTTGCAAAAGAGTTGGTATTAAAAGAGTTATTTTAGTAAGTTCCCTTTGTACTGGTAAATTATTTCATCCATTAAACTTATTTGGTTTAATTCTTATTTGGAAGAAATTAGGTGAAAACTTTCTACGCAATTCAAATTTTGAATGGACTATTATTAGACCTGGAGGATTAAAGGAAAATGAAGATGTTAAATCAGAAAATATAAATTATTCAAAAGAAGATACTCAAGTTAATGGATCAATACCAAGAAGATTAGTTGCGCGATGTTGTATAGATTCTTTAAAAAACAAAGAATCCATAAATAAATTAATAGAAGTTACAAGTTCAAATGATAATAAAAAGATATCTTTTAAAAAAGCTATGCAAATGATTTAA
- a CDS encoding PCC domain-containing protein produces the protein MQPHSLKLSPESDLINSIKEYSLSNNLYGYVSGVVGNLRTVCIQCPGNQEINKFEGNLEIVSLNGHFNKGDVHLHLSFADEGCNVFGGHLEEGCIVKKGTDILLLSFEQKIINILNHDLITNESRVKAYILKDCPWSKRAIRLLNSLSIPHEVTLIDNDESFQKIMAQSSHNTFPQIFLDNKFFGGYDELSEQAKLDNLISFK, from the coding sequence ATGCAGCCTCATAGCTTAAAGCTATCTCCAGAATCTGATTTGATAAATTCTATTAAAGAATATTCTTTATCGAATAATTTATATGGGTATGTTTCTGGAGTGGTTGGTAATCTTAGAACAGTTTGTATTCAATGCCCAGGTAATCAAGAGATAAATAAATTTGAGGGAAATCTAGAGATAGTTTCTTTAAACGGACATTTTAATAAAGGAGATGTTCATTTACATTTGAGTTTTGCAGATGAGGGATGTAATGTCTTTGGCGGTCATCTTGAAGAGGGTTGTATTGTAAAAAAAGGTACTGATATATTATTACTTTCTTTTGAACAAAAAATTATTAATATCTTAAATCATGATTTAATCACTAATGAATCACGTGTAAAAGCATATATTTTAAAGGATTGTCCTTGGTCTAAAAGAGCAATTAGATTGCTTAATTCTTTATCTATCCCTCATGAAGTTACTCTAATAGACAATGATGAGAGCTTTCAAAAAATTATGGCTCAAAGTAGCCATAATACTTTCCCTCAAATATTTTTGGATAATAAATTTTTTGGAGGATATGATGAACTTTCAGAACAAGCAAAATTGGATAACTTAATTTCATTTAAGTAA
- the nth gene encoding endonuclease III, whose amino-acid sequence MRKSERAEIIRKELKKLYPSPPIPLDHTNAYTLLVAVVLSAQSTDKKVNELTKSLFKVADNPEKMMQLGINGIYEYIKFLGLSNQKSKNVYNLSKLLLEKHNGTVPDSFEKLESLPGVGHKTASVVMSQVFKIPSFPVDTHIHRLAQRWGLSNGDSVVQTEKDLKKIFPVNDWNTLHLQIIFYGREYCTARGCDGTKCYLCRTLYPKRKKKFICKKP is encoded by the coding sequence ATGAGAAAGTCTGAAAGAGCAGAAATAATACGCAAGGAACTCAAAAAGCTATATCCATCGCCTCCAATACCCCTTGATCATACAAATGCATATACTCTTCTGGTAGCCGTAGTTTTAAGTGCACAATCAACAGATAAAAAAGTTAATGAATTAACAAAAAGCTTATTTAAAGTTGCAGATAATCCAGAAAAGATGATGCAGCTAGGTATTAATGGCATTTACGAATACATAAAATTTCTAGGTCTATCCAATCAAAAATCAAAGAACGTCTATAATTTATCTAAATTATTGCTTGAGAAGCATAATGGTACGGTCCCAGATTCTTTTGAGAAGCTTGAATCTCTTCCAGGGGTAGGTCATAAAACAGCATCAGTTGTAATGTCTCAAGTGTTTAAAATACCCTCATTCCCAGTCGATACTCACATACACAGGTTGGCACAAAGATGGGGCCTATCAAATGGCGATAGCGTAGTTCAAACAGAAAAAGACCTAAAAAAAATATTTCCTGTTAATGATTGGAATACTTTACATTTGCAAATAATCTTTTATGGCAGAGAATACTGTACAGCAAGAGGTTGTGATGGAACAAAATGTTATTTATGTCGCACTCTTTATCCCAAAAGAAAAAAGAAATTTATATGTAAAAAGCCTTAA
- a CDS encoding YqeG family HAD IIIA-type phosphatase, with protein sequence MRSILNVYWDSNLPIYNISQSELQKKGINSLLLDVDGTLVNRKSNMIPKAVKNWIIESKKLFSLYLISNNPSKKRIAKIAKELNLSYKYNASKPRKKVTLSAIKEIGKEPKNIAIIGDRIFTDIIVGNRCDIKTILVKRLNKDGLPIKFNLTLTIEKLISHFIK encoded by the coding sequence ATGAGATCTATCCTAAATGTCTATTGGGATTCAAACTTACCAATATATAATATTTCTCAATCTGAGTTGCAAAAAAAAGGAATTAATTCTTTATTGCTAGATGTGGATGGGACTCTAGTAAATAGAAAATCAAATATGATCCCAAAAGCTGTAAAAAATTGGATCATAGAATCTAAAAAACTTTTCTCCTTATATCTAATAAGTAATAATCCATCAAAAAAAAGAATCGCAAAAATAGCGAAAGAATTAAATTTAAGTTATAAATACAATGCATCAAAACCTAGAAAAAAAGTAACTTTGTCTGCTATCAAAGAAATTGGCAAAGAGCCAAAAAATATAGCCATTATTGGCGACAGAATTTTTACAGATATTATTGTTGGGAATAGATGTGATATAAAAACAATATTAGTTAAGCGATTAAATAAAGATGGCTTGCCTATAAAATTTAATTTAACTTTGACAATAGAAAAATTAATTTCTCATTTTATAAAATGA
- the pgsA gene encoding CDP-diacylglycerol--glycerol-3-phosphate 3-phosphatidyltransferase, with the protein MLLRKNLKNLALNIPNVLSISRLFLVFPLILFLEINRPFYVFILIIVGGLTDYFDGLIARKFNLKTRLGAILDPLSDKVFYLIPLTFLCKNNLIPFWSLSLILFRELIISSLRNSTKDGLPASMLGKYKTFFFFISVITFFTPLKISFLNNFALIFYWLGFILTFVTLLGYLRIKKNII; encoded by the coding sequence TTGTTATTAAGAAAAAATCTTAAAAATTTGGCATTGAATATTCCCAATGTATTATCGATATCTCGCCTTTTCCTTGTATTTCCATTAATACTTTTTTTAGAAATTAACAGACCTTTTTATGTCTTTATATTGATTATTGTTGGAGGTTTAACTGATTATTTTGACGGGTTAATTGCAAGGAAATTTAATCTTAAAACCAGATTAGGAGCTATCCTCGATCCCTTGAGCGATAAAGTATTCTATTTAATTCCTTTGACATTCCTTTGTAAAAATAATTTGATACCCTTCTGGTCTTTGTCATTAATTTTATTTAGAGAATTAATTATCTCTAGCCTTAGGAACTCCACAAAAGACGGTTTACCAGCATCAATGTTAGGAAAATATAAAACATTTTTCTTTTTTATTTCAGTAATTACCTTCTTTACACCATTAAAAATTAGCTTTTTGAATAATTTTGCTTTAATTTTTTATTGGTTAGGATTCATCCTGACTTTTGTGACTTTATTAGGGTATTTAAGAATTAAAAAGAATATTATCTGA
- the lpxD gene encoding UDP-3-O-(3-hydroxymyristoyl)glucosamine N-acyltransferase has protein sequence MLLSDLVDLIKKGNSNFISANIFEDLNIDDAASLDAAVKHQISFLEENNILKEKLDQTKASAIITTNNDEIVSVLEKFNISNIIVKNPRIAFAEVLDCLYKTINFKPGIHASAVIDKTAIIGADCHIGSNVYIGENTVIGENNHILPGSSILGNVRIGNNNIIHPNCVIYENTTLKNNCVINSNSVIGSEGFGFIPENGKWVKMPQKGGVKIMSFVEIGTNCCIDRPAVGFTFIDEGTKLDNLIQIGHGVKIGKNCAFAAQVGIAGGAKIGDGVILAGQVGVNNRVKVGNNVIASSKCGIHCDIEDGKVISGFPAMENKSWLRSSSIFKKLPELAKKLRQLDKQ, from the coding sequence ATGCTTTTAAGTGATTTAGTTGATCTAATAAAAAAAGGAAATTCAAATTTTATTAGTGCCAATATTTTCGAAGATTTAAATATAGATGATGCTGCCTCCTTAGATGCTGCAGTTAAACATCAAATATCTTTTTTAGAAGAAAATAATATTCTTAAAGAAAAATTAGATCAAACTAAAGCATCAGCAATAATAACTACTAACAACGATGAAATCGTTAGTGTCCTAGAGAAATTCAATATATCAAACATAATCGTTAAAAATCCAAGAATTGCATTTGCAGAAGTATTGGATTGTTTATATAAAACTATCAATTTCAAACCAGGAATTCATGCTTCAGCAGTTATAGATAAAACAGCAATAATTGGAGCAGATTGCCATATTGGATCAAATGTCTATATTGGAGAAAACACCGTAATTGGAGAGAATAATCATATTCTTCCTGGATCATCAATTTTAGGCAATGTTCGAATAGGCAATAATAATATAATTCATCCAAATTGTGTTATTTACGAAAATACCACTCTAAAAAATAATTGTGTAATTAATTCAAATTCTGTTATTGGATCAGAGGGATTTGGTTTTATTCCTGAAAATGGCAAATGGGTAAAGATGCCGCAAAAAGGTGGTGTAAAAATAATGAGTTTTGTAGAAATTGGAACTAATTGTTGTATTGATAGACCCGCAGTTGGATTTACTTTTATTGATGAGGGAACAAAGTTGGATAATTTAATACAAATAGGTCATGGCGTAAAAATTGGAAAGAATTGTGCATTTGCAGCTCAAGTTGGTATCGCTGGAGGAGCAAAAATTGGAGATGGTGTTATTTTGGCAGGGCAAGTAGGAGTAAATAATAGAGTAAAAGTTGGTAATAATGTCATTGCGAGTTCAAAATGCGGAATCCATTGTGACATAGAAGATGGCAAGGTAATTAGTGGTTTCCCCGCGATGGAAAATAAATCATGGCTAAGGAGTTCAAGTATTTTTAAAAAATTACCAGAATTAGCAAAAAAACTTAGACAATTAGACAAGCAATAA